The Flavimarina sp. Hel_I_48 genome window below encodes:
- a CDS encoding lipopolysaccharide kinase InaA family protein produces the protein MKLHSNLDNKSSVLKLEQLLKDFDHEGTLFSGGARNTIKTFDFEGKKISIKSFKIPNLVNKIAYKFLRKSKAQRSYEYATKLLEMQVGTPKPIAYAEEAKLLFNKSFYACDLLDCDLTYRDLVDNPKYAGETEILKAFTQFTFSLHEKGIHFLDHSPGNTLIVKNAKAYEFYLVDLNRMEFKPMDYTTRIKNFSRLTPKKKMVVVMAKEYARLAGYDEQKTISDMWKATKEFQEGFHRKKRLKKKLRFWK, from the coding sequence ATGAAACTACATTCCAATCTGGATAACAAAAGTAGTGTTTTAAAATTAGAGCAACTGCTCAAAGATTTTGATCATGAAGGCACCCTTTTTTCTGGCGGTGCCCGAAATACCATTAAAACATTTGACTTTGAAGGAAAGAAAATCTCTATAAAATCCTTCAAAATCCCTAATCTGGTCAATAAAATCGCCTACAAATTTCTTAGGAAGTCTAAGGCCCAGCGCTCGTATGAGTATGCCACAAAATTGCTTGAAATGCAGGTAGGCACCCCAAAGCCTATCGCATATGCCGAAGAAGCTAAATTGCTTTTCAATAAAAGTTTTTATGCCTGTGACCTTCTTGATTGTGACCTTACCTACCGCGATCTTGTGGATAACCCAAAATATGCCGGAGAAACGGAAATTTTAAAGGCGTTTACTCAATTTACATTCAGTTTGCATGAAAAAGGGATTCACTTTTTAGATCACTCTCCCGGTAATACGCTGATCGTAAAGAACGCGAAAGCATATGAATTTTATCTGGTGGACCTTAACAGAATGGAATTTAAACCAATGGATTATACCACACGGATCAAAAACTTTAGCCGTTTGACGCCTAAGAAGAAGATGGTAGTGGTCATGGCAAAGGAGTATGCGCGCCTGGCGGGATATGATGAGCAAAAAACAATAAGTGATATGTGGAAGGCCACTAAGGAATTTCAGGAAGGTTTTCATAGAAAAAAACGCCTGAAAAAGAAACTTAGGTTCTGGAAATAA